Within the Pradoshia eiseniae genome, the region ATCGGCCTTTTGGTCCGTTTGAAGGCTGCTTGAGAAAAACATCCTCATCGGGATGGTCCCAAAAGGGGTTTCAATCATTTTATCACGAACCGCGCGGCTCACTGTTGATTCATGAATCTCCAAGACATCGGCAATCTCCTTCATAACAAGCGGTTTAATGGAATCTGACTTCCCTGTAAGAAAATAGTCCAGCTGCTTTTCTATGATTGCATAAGTCACATGCAGCAATGTCTCATTCCTTTGCTGAATGGCTTTTTGGAGCCATCTATACTCCATCCTCTTTTGATGCATATAACGCTCGGCTGCTTCATCATGCTGGCCCTCTATACCGATGGCAAACTCCCTTATCCTTACACGGCTAGATTCAACGATTTCCGCTACAAGCTTCCCTTTAGAGGAGTAAACCCTCACATCCGGCACACTATATTGGGAACGCTCTGAACCGAATGCCGCCCCTGGGCGAGGGTTATACGACTGTATTTGGTCAAACACACGCTGAATCTCTACAACCGAGACACCTAGCGTCCTTGATAGTTCCTTCCACTTCTTCTCTACAAATGCAGTGAAATAATCCTTCAGCAAAACATTCAATAAAGCGCTTTCATTATCATCCCTTCTAGCTTGAATAAGAAGGCAATCACTCAAGCTTTCTGCCCCTGCTCCTGCTGGTTCCAATGTTTGGAGAATGCTCTTTGCCATTTCCCATTCAGTTTGCAAAACTGGAAAAACCGCATTGATCTCCTCATATGTAAGCCTTAAATAACCATTATCATCAATATTATCAATCATATAATTCAGTATTCTTTGCTCATGTGTATCCATTTCCTTGAAAGGAATCTGCCCCTTCAGATAGGAATGTAAATCCGGGCGTTCATCACTAATTTGATGAATCCATGACATATCCCCTTGACTCCAGCCGCGGCTTGATGATTGATAGCCGGTCTCGACTTCAATCAATGGATTATCAAGTGCTTTACTCTCCATAAATGCGGTGAGCTCCATGGCCGGATATTGCAAAAGCATAATCGCCTGGCTCAATTCCGGCGTCATCGCCAGCTTCAAGCTCTGCTGTTGAAATAATCCCATCTCCATCTTCAACAACCTCGCCCCCTGCTTAATAGTACTAATACTTTCTTTAATAGTAGTAAATCGCCGAGTATTGGGCAAGGAAAAGATTGGATGAAGAAGGGTGATAAGTTACTAAAAAAATAACCGTTCACCATGTGTGTCAATAAACATTGTCGATATCGCTCATTTAGGAAGAACGAACAGTCCAATATTTCAACTGCCCTTTCCTTTGTTATAGCCTATCAGGCGGTATGCTCTTATACTTCGGGACGCTCTTCAATACATTTGGAGGATTATCATGAATATAGGGCGGTGCTGGTTTCAGTTTTGGTTTCCTGACCAGGAGAGCAGGCTTTTGCACAACATTAAACATGACTAGGTGCCTGCCCGATTTCATGCCAGAAAGAAGAGATGACTTTTCAAGAAACTAAAAAAGCCCTTCAAGCAATTGCTTGAAGAGCCTCTAAGCCGTTATCGGTACGCCCTTGGAGGGAATCGAACCCCCAGCTCAAGAACCGGAATCTTGTGTTTTATCCGTTAAACTACAAGGGCAAAATGTTAGCCTACAAAAATATATTATAATGA harbors:
- the rpoN gene encoding RNA polymerase factor sigma-54 yields the protein MEMGLFQQQSLKLAMTPELSQAIMLLQYPAMELTAFMESKALDNPLIEVETGYQSSSRGWSQGDMSWIHQISDERPDLHSYLKGQIPFKEMDTHEQRILNYMIDNIDDNGYLRLTYEEINAVFPVLQTEWEMAKSILQTLEPAGAGAESLSDCLLIQARRDDNESALLNVLLKDYFTAFVEKKWKELSRTLGVSVVEIQRVFDQIQSYNPRPGAAFGSERSQYSVPDVRVYSSKGKLVAEIVESSRVRIREFAIGIEGQHDEAAERYMHQKRMEYRWLQKAIQQRNETLLHVTYAIIEKQLDYFLTGKSDSIKPLVMKEIADVLEIHESTVSRAVRDKMIETPFGTIPMRMFFSSSLQTDQKADASALKVKKEIEKLVGSEDKAAPLSDQAISDYLKQNSGIVISRRTVSKYREQLGIPSSAKRRRY